The genomic stretch AGGCTTTCCAGTTGTTGATATTATTAGAATAAATAAGGATTCACCTTTTTATCTCGTTACAATGGGCATACTAATTCATCCTAATCACAAGTCTGCAATAGGAAATATGAAAGAAGAAGAAAGAAGAGAATTTCTAGGTATTCTTGTGGAAGATCTTCTAAAAATGAGTGTTGATATAGCAATACTACCACCTAATTCTGAAGTGCCAGAAATTATTCAAGTTTCAAAGATAGTTTATTCGGAAGGATTAACAGCAAATGAATTCTTAGATGCTTACTATACAGTGAGAAATGCTGGAATATTTGTTATTAACAGAATAAATAGAAAATTCGGAAATGCAGCATCTAGGAGGGGTACAACGCCTTATGTTTAGAAAGACCAAAATTATCGCGACTTTAGGTCCTAGTAGTGAAAATCATATCGATGAGTTAGTAAAGTATGTAGACGTAATAAGATTAAATTTTGCACATGGAGATAAAGAACAGCATGAAAAGTACTTTAATCTAGTAAAAAATAGAGTTCCTATTCTAGTAGATTTGCCTGGGCCAAAGCTCAGGATCGGTGATTTAGGAAAAAATATGGTAATACTTAAACCTGGAGATACCATAGAATTTGGGACTCAAATTCCCGTAGATGATATTTTATTCTTTAAACTTATTAGAAATGGTTCAGAAGTACTAATATCTGACGGAAGAATTAGAGTAAAAATAACGGAGGTTGGAAACAATTACGCTAAGGGATTAGTAGAAGAAGGAGGTATTTTAACATCCAGAAAGGGCATAAACATACCGGATTCTGAAGTACCGGTAGGATTGTCTGATAGGGATTTAGAGTTACTGAAGCATGCTTTAGAAATGGGCGCAACATTTATCGGTCTTTCATTTGTAACTTCACCAGAAGAGATTAGAAAAGTTAAAGAAATTGTTAAAGATCAAGCTTGGATAATAGCTAAAATAGAGAAAAAATCTGCGTTAAAGAACTTGAAAGACATAATAAGAGAAGCTGATGGTGTAATGGTCGCTAGAGGTGATTTAGGAGTAGAAGTAGGTTTAGCTAATTTACCACAAACTCAAAGAAGAATTGTTAGACTGGCTAGATTATATGGTAAGCCCGTAATTTTAGCTACCCAAGTGCTTGAGTCAATGGTCACTTCTCAAATTCCAACTAGAGCTGAAGTGATTGATGTTGCAAATTCAATAATTCAAGGCGTTGATGCGATAATGCTTAGTGATGAGACAGCAATGGGACAATATCCTATAGATGCTGTAAGGACTTTACATGAACTAATATTAAGTGTTGAAAGATCTTTTAAACCTAGACCCCCACCACCATTAAAAAATATAGATGATGCAATAGCGTATTCTGCTGTGTCTGCCTCAAATTTGGCTTCTTCATCTGGTATAGTAGTTTATACTAGGACTGGAGCTTCAGCAGTAAGAATATCTAGGTTAAGGCCAGTAGTTCCAATAATAGTACTAACTCAAAATCAAAGAGTCTATAAGAGACTAAAACTTTGCTATGGAATTTACTCTTTTATTTCAGAAGAGTTAAATAGTCTAGATAATATTGTTGAAAAGAGTAAAAATGTAGCTAGACAAGCGGGTTTAAAGGACACTATAATAATAATTGCTGGTGGAACAGAAGAAGGATCAACTAGATTTTTAAAGGTTGAGGAGATTTAATTCTGTCTTCCGCTAATATCAAAACTAAATCATCAAATTTCATAAGAAGGATATATTGTAGACTAACTTAATTAAAGCGGTGCACTACCAGCTCTTCCTTAACCTTTATTATTAATTAACAAACACTTTAACCAAAAATTGGGAAATGAATTAGTTAAATTTAAAATTTTATTATAAGAAAGTTTTTCTTTGTTGATTTATTTTTGAAAAATAATAACCAAAAAACTCTAATTATTTTTAACTCTGTTGAATCTGTAATAAATATACATTCTGAGGAACAAGAATGTAAAGTGGATAGCTATTTGGAAATACCATACTAGTGACATTTACATTATAATTTATTACTTCCCATGGTGCAACTTCTTTTTCGATCCATACATAGTATGTATATTTAGTATAATCGTAAGTATAGTTGTAAAGTAACTGCCATGCGTGGAAACTCTCACTATAACCATATAATAACCACTCACCTTTATATATATTAATGTCGAATTGATATACTTCTATAGGATTTGTATAATATAAAGTGTTAAAGTAGAAATGTGGAGGCAATTGAGCGTTTGATCCCATATATGGATACTGGATACACATACCGCTAATGTTATACGCTGGAAAATAATCAAGCTCCGGTCCATAATAATGTGAATTATATGCTGGATTGCTGGGCGGATATACAGACCCTAATTGATAATAATACCAAGTATGAGAACTAACCATCTGTTCGCTAAACCCTACATATGTATATAGATATTGTATGGTATATCCGTAGTAAGGAGTTCCATGCCCAACTGAAAATGGAAAAGCATACCATGTAATGTTTACAGGGGTATAGAGACCAATGTTAAGGACTGATGTATTTGCACCATTATCATTTTGTACCGGTGCGTAAAAGGTCATATTTATCCATCCCTTTTGTTGTGTTGAATAAACAACTACTTCTACACCAGAAACACCATAATTAAACGTTTGACCGTTAACAGAAACATTTAAGGGAACTAAAGCGTAACCTGCTGGGCCGTATACTCCGCCTAAATAGGTCCAATTAGGATCACTAGATATACTCTTAATAGGACCAGAAAATGGTATACCGTAATTATGATAATATGGGAATACAATTGCCTCGGAAGAAGAGTCATTACCTATTTTGCTAATATTAAACCAACTTCCTTCAGAAGTCACTATAATAGCCCAAGGATATCCTTGTAAAACCTCAGAAGCTGGAACTTTTGCTACTATTATTATTGAAGTATTCTCAATATAACCATTAGGATATATTACATGAGTAATTACCATTGGGTTTGGAGAATAAATATAAGCTACACCGTTTTGCATGAATTCTGTTACTGGTGAATCTTCAGCTAGTGATTGAAGTCTTTGTATAGTGTTTATTGTAACTTGCGTTTCTCCATTCTGTATATGAATTATTACAAGTAATGCTAGTAGTAATATCTGAAGAAAAATTAAGGTACCTAAAATACTAGATATACCTTTCATGTAAGTATTTTTAAAAAATAAGGGGACAGTGTACTCTGAAATTAAGTAACATAATATAAGACATAATAACCAGCTAATCCGTTAATCATTGACTTAACTACAGCTGTTCCGTTTAGATAATTAAGAAATACCGAAGTCACATTAACTGGAGTACCATTATCTAGTGTTAAATAGCCCAATGGAATTATTGTAACTTCTGATACTGGAGTCCCAGATACACTATATAGCGGCCCAGGAATGTTTAACGTCGTCACTGACACATTTATTGGTTTATCAGAGCTAACATTGACTAAGAATATAACAGAACCTAAAGTTGGATCATAATAAATCCATTTAGCTTCAGAAGTGGTAAAATATGCTGTTAATGTTGTGACTTGTTCTTGTGTACTGAAATTAACTATAACTATCTTTACCCATGAGTTAAAAATAACATAATATATTGAATTATTAACACTAGTTATACCATTATAAGATGTGTTTACCACATTAAAAACTGTAAATGCTGAGTAAATTGAAAGATATAGAGGTTTTGCAACTAATGAAGACTGACTATATGCTAGAATCCCCAAAACTCCAATTAGTAGAAACAAAATAGCAAAATATTTCATAATCACTTCTATTAATTAGAGTTTAATAAACTTTTCCCAAATTATTCTCTATTCAGAGTTTAATAAAATCTTTAACTTACATACAAGCTCAAAATCCGTTAATAAATTCTCTCTTAAGTTATTCCTATAATATTCTACATCTTTACTATACCTATATATTTTTTTCAGTAACGAGAAAGTTATAATAAAACTTCAAAGTAGTGTTAAAAAGATATATTCTCTATATTAAATATTAAATCTTAATTATGTCTAGTACTAAAAAAGAAACAAACCAACTATTTTTAGATTTTTCTCCTAATTCATTAAACTTTCTTAAAATATTTTATTAAAGAGGAAATAATCATAATACTCTTTTTAATGCACTCTTATTTTTTTCCATATACGATTTATACGCATTCTTCTCCATTAATAGAATAGTCACATTAATAGAATCAGTATGCTTATAAATTTCATCTAATACTTGAGTAACTATCCTAGCATTTGTTCTACAATCCATATCAGTTATTCCAATTAAATAATAACTTCCATCTTCATCAACATACGCCTCAACAGTACCATTAATTAATTCTGATAATTTCTTTGCTCCAGCTATAATTGCATCATTCATAATTTAATTTACTTTTTTGTCCTTTATAACTATTGCGTCTGAGATTCCTTGCCATTTTAATTTATAACCTAAGAATTCTAGCACCTCCACTATATAATCTCCGTAGGCTGATACTAACTCTTTCAAACTTTTATTATCGAAATTCTCGCTACGTAGTTTTTCTAGCAATTTCTCACTAACATAATAATTCTTTAAGAATATATAGCCTGGAAAAGTTTTAATATTTTTTCTAATAACCTCAACCGGTAAAGAAAGTTTATTAGCAATCTCGTTCAGACTTATAATATCTCCAGAAATCGTATAATCAACCTTTACCTCATCTAGATATTTATTTTCTAGTTCTCTTAACCACTTATAAACTAAGGAAATATCTACTTTTCTTTTGTAAGTTATCACGTTCATACCACTAAACTTCTCTTTGCCTAGTTCTTCGTTTAGCAATATAAGAATCGGGTACTTAACTTTCTTTAACTTATCTAACTTCTCTTTTATATATTCCTTAGTCCAAAAACCTACAATCTCAATATAAACTTTTAGATCTCCCTTTTCTACAAGAAAATCTGGTATAAACACTCTATTGCCAACAACCAAAGGTTCTGGTTCTCTGATTATTTTCCATCCCTTAATTACGTTTGTAAAGTCCTTGTAAAATTTCTCTTCAACACCACTATCAAATCTCTTCTCGTCAATCAATAATTCTTTTAATTCTTTGAAATTAGCCAGTCTTAGTTTGTATATTCTTTTGAACTTCTTACCTAAAACTAACTCAGCCTCTATTTTCCAATTCTGTGACGAAACAATAAATGGCAAAAGAACGGCAAGATTTCTTCCGTATTTTTCAGTCAATTTAACTAATGTTGCAGGGCCTAAAAACTCAAACCTTAATGGATTATCATAGGCAAAATACATTAAACCTAACCATTTAGCTCTTCTTATTATTTCCTTCCAGTTTGAAGAAACATGAACAGTTAATTTATAAGCCTTGAAAAGAAGGGTTTGTAAAAGAGAGAGATTATACCATCTAATTAAATCTTCAGTTGGGATAGTTGGAGCTTTTATTATCTTCTTTTCCTCATCCAAATCAGAAAAAAGAAAACGCATTACATTAACTCCTAGGTTTTTGCTAACTTTTTGAATAATTTCATCCCTTTCTTTCTCGTTAAGTACCGGTCCATACTTGAATAACTCTCTTCTAATTTGAATTGGAGGTATAGGTGACTCTAATTCAAACTCGCAAAGCCTAGTTAATAATTTAACAAAAGCCCTAACAAGTTTATGATCATAAATTTTCTCTAAGTATTCAACCTCTTCATAAATTTCCCCTAATTTTTTACCAGCTTTAAATAAAGAAATTATCTCATTAGCTAAATCTAAATCCTCGTTAGTAGCAAAGTGAGGTAGTACTTCATCCTTAATTATGGAAAATCTTGCTAATTCCCACGGTAACACACTAAATTATATTAAGAAGAAATATTAAAAGTATGATGTGGTATACTTAAGGTACTTTAAAGGGTTAATACTCTCTGATGCTTATGCTCCAGGATTAAAATGGAGTGATGAGCTAAAAGCTTATTCTGCATTAGCCTTCAAATATAGAGATGTCAGAAAATATTTCCTTGAGAAAGGAATAGAAGTCGAGGAGAATGTAATAGACTCCTTACCTTTCCCACTAATTAATGATAAAATTAAGCTAAGAGACTATCAAGCTGAGGCCGTAAAAGCTTGGTTAAAAGAAAAAAGAGGAATTATAGTTCTTCCTACTGGAGCTGGTAAGACACAAGTGGCATTAAAGATAATCTCGATCATAAAGGTAGCTACTCTAATAGTGGTTCCTACAATAGATCTAATAACTCAATGGAAAGAGAGAATAAATAAGTATCTAGACTTTGATCCTGGAATCATTGGAGGTGGCGAAGACTCGTTAAAAGGTATAACAGTTATAACTTATGATTCCGCGTATACACGAGCCGAAGAGTTGGGAAATAAGTTTCTTTTATTAATATTTGATGAAGTACACCATTTACCTTCAGAAGGATACTCAATAATGGCTCAACTTTTTGCTTCTCCATATAGGCTAGGACTAACAGCTACACCAGAGAGAGATGATGGAAAACATGAGCTTTATCCTATACTTGTAGGACCAATAGTTTATAGGAAGAGTGTTGAAGAACTATCAGGAAAGTATATTGCTAAATATAAAATTAAAAAAGTCTATGTTTCTTTAACTGATGAGGAAAAGAAAAGATATGATAAATTAAGAAAGAAGTTGAAAGATTTTCTAAGTTCTAGAGGATTAAAGTTGCAAAGCTTAAATGATTTCCATAGATTAGTTAAACTAGCTGCAAAAGATAAAGAAGCTAGGGAAGCTTTACTTGCATGGCATGAATCACTTAATATTGCTGTAAACTCACAATCTAAGATAGAGAAGTTAAGGGAACTTCTACAGGAATATAAAGATGAGAAAACAATAATATTTACTAGAGATACTCAAATGGCATATAGAATTTCAAAGACATTTCTAATACCAGTTGTAACGTATAAGACTGATAAAGATGAAAGAGAGGAAATTTTACAAAAATTTAGGGATAACGAGTATAAAGTTATTGTTGCTTCTACAGTTTTTGATGAAGGAGTAGATGTGCCAGATGCAACGTTAGCTATTGTAATGGGTGGTTACGGTACTAAAAGGCAATTTCTTCAAAGGTTGGGAAGAATATTAAGGAAGAAAGACAAAGAGGCCTTAATGATAGAAATAGTCACCAAGGGAACTGCGGATTATAGGTTAAGTAGGAGAAGAAGAGAATAAAATAAATGAAAAAGAAAGTTTTTATTTTCATAATCTTATTATTTCTTATGGATGATATTTTTAAAATAATGATTAAGTATGGCCCTATGCAATTAGCAATCGCTATGATAATGGTTGGTATTGCTATAAATCTAGAACCATTAACTATAATTGGAAGTGTTTTATTGGCTATAATGATAGGATTTTTAATAAATGATTATAGGAAAAAGAATTCAACTAAAAAGAGCATTTAATAAAGTCATTCTCAAAACGTCAAATTCAGAAACTCTTTGTAGCAACTATCACTATAGTTCATTTTTGCCGTAAAATATTTTCTACCAAAAAAATATAAATAAGGTTTCAAAGTAATAACTGATGGATAGCGTAGACAAGAAGATCTTACTATCCCTTTTCAAAGATGGAAGAATTTCACAAAGAAAAATTGCTGACGAGGTTAAATTATCAGCTACTTCTCTTAATTATCGTTTTAATAAGCTCATAGAAGATAAAATTATTCGTTCTTTTGTATTATACGTAAATCCTAACTTTTACGGAAAATATGTAGGCAGAGTAAGTTTTAAGAACATAAAAGACTTCGATTCAAGCTTTGTTAACGTAAAAGTTAGATGTTTAGAAGAGACAACGTTCTATGAGATTGAAGGAAACTCGATTAATGATTTACAAGATAAGATTTCTTATATGAGAAAGGAATTAGGAGAATACGACATGATCTACCTTTCCCAACAGAATCCTCAAAAGCCTTCAGGAGTAGACATAGAAATTGTTAAGACTCTTATCAAAAACCCTAGAATGGAGATAGGAGAAATTGCTAAGGAAATTAACATTCCCTCAAAGACCATAATTAGAAGACTTAATGTTCTAATTAATAAGAATCTTATCAAAATAATTCCAGAAATAGATTTAAGTAAAAGCGATATAGTAGTATTTGGAATATTCTCCTCAATTGTAAACAAAATGGAATTTTTGAAGCAGTGTGAGTTTTTAAGATTTACTGATGGGGATAGAGGAGTAGTTGTATGTGCAGTCGATAATGTCAAAGTAGCTGAAAACTATGTATCTCAAGTAAAAATGAGCGATCACAATTCTAAAATTATGATAGCTACAGATTATGAAATTAGAAACGATAATGCAAGAAACGAATTAGAAAGGATCGAGAAAGATGCTATATTAAATAGCATAGATAACTAAGTCTTCTTCTTCTCAACTAGTAAAAATATTATATAAAGTATAACCGGCATTAAAGACAACCAAAATACAAAAGTAGGATATGATTTTATTAGCATCACTATTGTTGCCCCTTGGTATTGCGTTATGAGATTTTCTTTCCCAATAATTACTAAGGGATAATTCAGTGGTATACCTAGCGCTTTACCTACTAAAAAGTCTACTACAAAATAAATAATTATAGGATCTATTATATAGAATATGGGCAACCAAAACATCGTAGAATATTTATATAGTTTTCCTTTTATAGAAATAATAATTCCATAGACTAGGTTTACAGCTACATAAATTCTCAATGCATTAAGCAAAATATTTAATATTTCTACAATAAGTAACTTCTCACCTAAGAAGTACAAACTAATTTGAAATGGTGAATCGTAAATTTGGAATATTCCACCTACACTATAATACCACCAAGGAGTAGGTATTAATACTATTATGATGGAGGTTATATAATATGCTAACAGTATCAGATATTTCATAAAGTAGTCTCCTCCGATATAACTGTATCAAGAATTTTTATCTTTACTATAATTGTTTCATTCTTTGCATTTACATTATTTACAAATCCAGAAAAATTCGTTATTATTAACGTAAAATTTTCACTACTGTAAGGTAATATTATTTTGTTTTTACTTAAATATAAATATTTTCCGCTTATATTACAAATTATAATCGAAATATTAAGGGGATTTTTAACGTTAATTGTTAGAGTACTTTTATTAAAGGAAACTATAGAAAATTTTAGATTATTGCTGACATTAGAAAAAGAATTAATCTGTTGAATTCCTTCATAATAGCTATTTTGTATATTAGATATATAAAGAAGAATAAAGGCAATAGCAAGTATAATTCCTACTATTTTTCCCCAATTCACGTTAATCTTATTACATCATGTAAATAATAAAGTTAGATGATCAAAAGAGGCATCGTAGATTTAGTTACTGCTTCAGCATTATGGGGTACAATTGGAATAGTAACACAGATAGGCTACGAACATAATGCAAACGTATTTCAAATAATACTATTTAGAAGCTTATCCTCTTCACTGTTAGTTTTCATAATCTTTAAAAATGTAAAGGCGATCTTGAATAGAATTCCCTTGATAATGGGGATTGTAGCTATCATATTCTATGAAACGTATGTCTATACTGTTAATATCCTAGGGGCTTCCCTTTCAGCCGTGTTTTTATATACTGCCCCTTTGTGGGTGATCTTAGCTTCAAAAGTTTATCTTAAAGATGAAATAAATGGAAGAAAAATTTTAGCTTCAATACTAGTAATAATAGGAGTATATCTAATTTACTTTTCAAAAATATCTTTAATTAGCATAGGTTGGGGAATGGCTTCCGGGTTCACTTATGCTATGCTTATTATTTATTCTAGGTTTATGCAAATAAAAGGATATAAAGACCAAGAAATCCTAGCATCTCAAGCTGTTTGGAGTTTGCCATTTTCCTTACTGTTTTTAATGTTATCACCAAAATTAACAAGTTCTTCAATACTAACTGGAATATATCTAGGCATTATAGCAACATTTTTAGCTTATATCTTCTTTTATAGAGGAATGAGACTTACAGATTCTATAACAGCCTCCGTAATATCCTCCTTAGAACCAGTGTTTACAATAGTTTTTGCAATAATAGTACTTCATCAGATTCTGACTCCACTACAATTTCTTGGATCTGGAATAATAATATTTAGTTCAATATTTATTTCAATTTAACTTTAAGATTTGTGATAATACGGAAAAGTCTTTCCATTAGTTTAAATTTAAGACTCTAAGAAAAACTTAAATGCCTATTGTTAAATCGCATAAGGGGGTTTTATTTTTTCTTAACATAATTATTTTGTTGCTACTAATTCTAGTAATTTCGTCTCATTAATTAACTTTTTAATTCATAATATACAACATCTCTTGTGAATCTAATACTTGAATTAGCAAATTATATTGGTATAATTGCTTTTGCAATCTCTGGATCTATGAAAGGAATAAAAAAAGGAATGGATTTACTTGGGGTGTTAGTATTAGGATTTTCAACCGCCTTAGGTGGTGGAATCACAGCTGACATACTTCTTGGAATAAAACCACCAACAAACTTAATCTACTTGCCTTATCCTCTAACTGCACTACTTACGAGTTTTCTTACATTTCTATTTTATAAAATATTCGCTAATGTTGGAAAACCATTACTTTATGCTGATGCAATAGGTCTAGGAGCTTTTACAGCATCTGGTGCATCATTAGCTTACTCAATAGATCCTTCTCCTCTTCTAGTTATACTGATTGGGACTATTACAGCCGTAGGAGGTGGAGTAATTAGAGATATACTTTCTAATGAAGTCCCTGTTATTTTAACTAGAGAATTTTATGCTACCGCAGTTATAATTGGTTCTGGAATTTATTTCTTGTTAAGATATGAAGGAGAAAATAATTATTATGACATAATTATATCCTTTTTAATTACTACTGTTTTAAGAATTATAGCAATGAAATTAAAATGGGAATTACCAAAAGTCCCTAATACATAATATATGAAAATTTACTTAATTCTGTTTATTACATACTAGAAAATTATCTGTAGAAATTTTATCTGTAAGTAATATTATAACCGAAGCATTTTTGTCATTGGCTATCCTTCTTATAGTGTTCATTAAGACATCTTTATCTTCCCTAGCATATGGTAATATTATACTAAGAGATTTTGACCTAGTAAAAAGCATATTAACGAATTTACCAAAATCACTAACCCATTTAAAATTATAAAGCCAACACGTAGTATAACCCAGTTTATTATTGATCTCCACAATGTTCTCCTCAACTAATCCTTTAAGGCTAACTGTCATTCAATTTCACTATAATCTTCATATATCTAGTTTTAAAATTTTTGCTCTCTAAATACTTTAATACTCCAGTTTAAAGTCTGTTAAAGTATTTTCCTAAGATTTTCTGGCTTGAAAGAAAGGGAGCAAAGTTAAAAAATTAACTCAAAAGTAAGTTTTAAAATAAAACAATTTTTAGTTTATACATGGTTGAGAAAAAATCACTTTTCATCAGAGAGAGCTCAGGTTTAATTAAGCAAGTAAATCTATTAGATGCTGTTATGTTAAATCTAGGCAATATGTCTGCTGGGGAAGCATTATTCCAATCAATTTCTCCATATGCTAGTAGTGGTGCAGTACTTTGGTTAGCCAGTATATTAGGATTTTTACTATCAATACCTCAGATTATAGTCTATACTATCATGACCTTGAAAATAAGAAGAACTGGTGGAGATTACGTTTGGATTTCTAGAGTTGTAGATGGACGTTTAGGATCAATTCTAGCATTGTCATATTTAATTCAATCAACTGCATTCTTTGCAATAATAGCATTCTTCTCAGCTTCCTCAGTTAACTCAGTACTTTGTACTATAGGTATAATGAATCATAACCAACAACTTATAAACTTAGCAAATAATGTCTTTGTAAATCCTTACGGAAACGTAACACTTTACCAAAGACTAACATTTTATGTAATTTCAGCATTTTTCTTTGGAATAGTTATCGCTCTTAACATTAGAAAAGCAAAATGGGGGTTTACTTTAGTTACTATATTAGGAATATTTTCCATTATCGCCTTATTGCTAGCAATGATAGTTGTTGGTAGTAACTCTAGTGATTTCTTTACTAAATTACAACCCTTCCTATCAGCATACAATATTTCAGCACCAACTGGAAAAAGAATGTTTTTTCCCGGTAGCTTCAGTCTATTAGCAACCCTTTCGTTACTTCCACTATTTGCATTATATACTTACCCATGGATAAATGCTGGTCCCTCAGTATCTGCTGAGTTTAAAAATTCTGAAAAAGTTGCAAAACTAAACATTATTATAGCCTCAGTAGTAACATTCCTTTTAGTAACACTAGGATTTATGGAAATGGACTTAGTTGCAGGATATAATTTTAATATTTCAGCATATCCTACATTTATTTATAACTTTTGGACAGTTGCAATTGCATTAGCTGGAAATCAAGCATTACAATGGATTATAGGGCTTGGACTTATATTATGGAACTTTTACACATTGTCCTATGGCGTTGTTATGTTTTCTAGATATGTTTTTGCACTATCATTTGATAGAATATTACCAGAAAAATTCACAGAAGTAAATAAATATGGCTCACCGGTATATGCTCACTTACTTGATTTAACTATCACACTTCTCCTCCTGCTAATTCCAGTATTTTCAATTAATGCTGCGATCTCGCTATATGGAACTACAATTCTAGGTGCAGTATATTTATTCTTTGGAGTTTTAGCTGGAACGTTATATGGCTTTAAGAACAATGAGAAAATACTCAAAATTTTCGGAGTTCTAGCAAGTGGCTATTTAGCTTATTTAACATACGAAGCCGCAACAAACCCATTAATAGGTTTTACAACAACACAAGGGATTAATATAACAACCCTATTGTTCGTTATATCAGCATATGTATTTGCTATTGGGGTTTTCTCAGCATCTTACTTAAAGCATAAAAGAGAGGGTGTGGACTTAAACATGCTATTCAAAGAGATACCACCCGAATGAATCTGCCATTTGCGTAATAACCCGATATTAATTTTTTATAGTTACGTTATTTTTTACTATCATGGACTTAGGAGTATTCTTTGCCTCTTTAGGAATTTCTCTACTTGAATTATCAGAAGCGGGAGCTGTAGCAGCGATTTATCATAATATCTCAAAGAATAATTTACCCTTTGTTTATGCCATAGCCGGAGTACTCATTGTCTTAGTACCTACGTTTGCATTAGGGAAATATATTTATCTAGTGCCAATTAACTATTTTCTTCTAGTAGCAGCAATAATATT from Sulfolobus sp. S-194 encodes the following:
- a CDS encoding APC family permease, with translation MVEKKSLFIRESSGLIKQVNLLDAVMLNLGNMSAGEALFQSISPYASSGAVLWLASILGFLLSIPQIIVYTIMTLKIRRTGGDYVWISRVVDGRLGSILALSYLIQSTAFFAIIAFFSASSVNSVLCTIGIMNHNQQLINLANNVFVNPYGNVTLYQRLTFYVISAFFFGIVIALNIRKAKWGFTLVTILGIFSIIALLLAMIVVGSNSSDFFTKLQPFLSAYNISAPTGKRMFFPGSFSLLATLSLLPLFALYTYPWINAGPSVSAEFKNSEKVAKLNIIIASVVTFLLVTLGFMEMDLVAGYNFNISAYPTFIYNFWTVAIALAGNQALQWIIGLGLILWNFYTLSYGVVMFSRYVFALSFDRILPEKFTEVNKYGSPVYAHLLDLTITLLLLLIPVFSINAAISLYGTTILGAVYLFFGVLAGTLYGFKNNEKILKIFGVLASGYLAYLTYEAATNPLIGFTTTQGINITTLLFVISAYVFAIGVFSASYLKHKREGVDLNMLFKEIPPE